A window from bacterium encodes these proteins:
- a CDS encoding nodulation protein NfeD produces the protein MKPSHTFLPRLLAGAVVLAAACWRPAAGAAEAPATVAVIRINGAINPLTAEYIVDAIAAAAEEKRRCLIIELDTPGGLMESTRIITKAMLASEVPVVVYVSPTGARAASAGVFLSYAAHVAAMAPTSNIGAAHPVNLGGEGGKADSTNTMMEKVTNDAVAQLKAVAEKRGRNAQWAEDAIRKSVSITAKEALALHVIDVIAPSVDSLLTLLDGRSVELVNRVDTLRTAGAQIVVQEMNWRHKLLDRISDPNIAYIFMLLGIYGLFFELSNPGAVLPGVLGGIFLILGLYAMQTLPVNWAGVLLILFGVILFIIEVKVTSYGVLTIGGIVAMFLGSLMLFKEPTTDFEPVAKLSLQVILAATLATAAFFVFAVGMVVRSQRRPAVTGAEGMIGEIGAALTPIAPFGRVKVHGEIWKAKSATPIAAGDTVKVTAIEGLLVSVEKVE, from the coding sequence ATGAAACCAAGCCATACATTCCTTCCCCGCCTGTTGGCAGGTGCCGTGGTGCTGGCCGCTGCCTGTTGGAGGCCGGCAGCCGGCGCAGCGGAAGCGCCGGCAACCGTGGCCGTGATTCGCATCAACGGCGCGATCAATCCGCTGACCGCCGAATACATCGTCGATGCCATTGCCGCCGCGGCTGAGGAAAAACGCCGCTGCCTGATCATCGAGCTGGACACGCCCGGCGGACTGATGGAATCGACACGCATCATCACCAAGGCCATGCTCGCCAGTGAAGTGCCGGTGGTGGTTTATGTATCGCCGACCGGCGCCCGCGCCGCTTCGGCGGGCGTGTTCCTATCCTATGCCGCGCACGTGGCCGCGATGGCGCCCACCAGCAACATCGGCGCCGCGCATCCGGTCAATCTCGGCGGCGAAGGCGGCAAAGCCGATTCCACCAACACCATGATGGAGAAAGTGACCAACGATGCCGTCGCCCAACTCAAGGCGGTGGCGGAGAAGCGCGGCCGCAACGCGCAATGGGCAGAAGATGCCATCCGCAAAAGCGTGTCGATCACGGCGAAAGAAGCGCTGGCGCTCCACGTCATCGATGTCATCGCGCCGAGCGTGGACAGTTTGCTGACCCTTCTCGACGGCCGCTCAGTGGAGCTGGTCAATCGCGTCGACACGCTGCGTACCGCCGGCGCCCAAATCGTGGTACAGGAGATGAACTGGCGGCACAAGCTGCTCGACCGCATCTCCGATCCCAACATCGCTTACATCTTCATGCTGCTGGGCATCTACGGCCTGTTCTTCGAGCTCTCCAATCCCGGCGCGGTTTTGCCGGGCGTGTTGGGCGGCATTTTCCTGATTCTCGGGCTGTACGCGATGCAGACCCTGCCGGTGAATTGGGCCGGCGTGTTGTTGATTCTGTTCGGCGTCATACTTTTCATCATCGAGGTCAAAGTGACGAGCTATGGTGTGCTCACCATCGGCGGCATCGTGGCAATGTTCCTGGGCTCGCTGATGCTGTTCAAGGAGCCGACCACGGACTTTGAGCCGGTTGCCAAGCTGTCGCTGCAGGTGATTCTGGCGGCGACGCTTGCCACCGCCGCCTTTTTCGTGTTTGCCGTGGGCATGGTGGTGCGCTCGCAGCGCCGGCCGGCGGTGACCGGCGCGGAGGGCATGATCGGTGAAATCGGCGCAGCCCTCACGCCGATAGCGCCTTTCGGCCGGGTGAAGGTTCACGGCGAGATTTGGAAGGCCAAAAGCGCCACGCCGATTGCAGCGGGCGATACCGTCAAGGTCACCGCCATCGAGGGCTTGTTGGTCTCTGTTGAGAAAGTGGAGTGA
- a CDS encoding DUF2905 domain-containing protein translates to MQDLGRLLLLLGTLLLLAGLVLTYGKSLPWLGKLPGDFLIRKGNFTFYFPLMTAIVLSLVLTLLMYLLRKR, encoded by the coding sequence ATGCAAGATCTCGGACGCCTGCTGCTCCTGCTCGGCACGCTGCTCCTCCTCGCCGGTTTGGTTCTGACGTACGGCAAATCGCTGCCGTGGCTGGGCAAACTGCCGGGCGACTTCCTCATTCGCAAAGGCAATTTCACATTCTATTTTCCCCTGATGACCGCGATCGTGCTGAGCCTGGTGCTCACGCTGTTGATGTATTTGCTCAGGAAACGCTGA
- a CDS encoding STAS domain-containing protein has product MSTFSTIVVRQEGEITVIEALPRRIYLQVVEAFRSELQEIIANTRGEVLIDLGKVSVMNSAGLGVLIAVHDQLQRQNRRLVICNLLPVMMEIFSRMKLETLIPVAKSQEEGIKLLQAGPK; this is encoded by the coding sequence ATGTCAACTTTTTCAACCATTGTTGTACGCCAGGAAGGTGAGATCACCGTGATCGAGGCGCTGCCGCGGCGGATTTATCTGCAGGTGGTGGAGGCCTTTCGCTCGGAATTGCAGGAAATCATCGCGAACACACGTGGCGAGGTGCTGATCGACCTGGGCAAGGTCAGCGTCATGAACAGCGCCGGTTTGGGGGTGCTGATCGCGGTGCATGATCAACTGCAGCGGCAAAATCGGCGGCTGGTGATCTGCAATCTGCTGCCGGTGATGATGGAGATTTTCAGCCGGATGAAACTCGAGACGTTGATTCCGGTGGCGAAATCGCAGGAGGAGGGCATCAAACTCTTGCAGGCGGGCCCCAAATAG
- a CDS encoding YifB family Mg chelatase-like AAA ATPase → MLSKVLSAAVLGIDAYVVTVETHLEGQLPAIATVGLPDGAVRESKERIVAAVKNSGFTFPQKRITINLAPADVRKEGSAFDLPMAIGILSAAGLVSAARLEDYVVLGELSLDGALQPIRGALPIALAVQQQGKRGLIVPAQNSREAAMVKEIDVRAANSLTEVVAFLDGKNELPRCGLNVEEVFSTHGKYAVDLSDVRGQEHVKRAMEVAAAGGHNLIMIGPPGSGKTMLAKRFPTILPDMTLAEALETTKIHSVAGILPPDAALVATRPFRAPHHTASYAGLIGGGHVPRPGEVSIAHNGVLFLDELPEFERNVLEVLRQPVEDGKVTISRASLSLTYPAQFMLIAAMNPCPCGYATDPSHACSCTPLQVQKYLAKVSGPLLDRIDIHIEVPAVKFAELAGEATGESSTGIRTRVEAARQRQLHRFRARPHLFCNARMESKDIRNFCRVEAKGEALLKTAITKLGLSARAYDRILKVSRTIADLEGSEAILPEYVSEAIQYRSLDRQLGGQA, encoded by the coding sequence ATGCTTTCAAAAGTCTTGAGTGCCGCAGTGCTCGGCATCGATGCCTATGTGGTGACGGTGGAAACCCACCTCGAAGGCCAGTTGCCGGCCATTGCAACCGTCGGCTTGCCGGACGGCGCGGTGCGGGAATCGAAAGAGCGGATCGTGGCCGCGGTGAAGAATTCCGGTTTCACCTTTCCGCAAAAACGCATCACCATCAATCTCGCCCCCGCCGATGTGAGAAAAGAAGGCTCCGCCTTTGACCTGCCCATGGCCATCGGCATTCTCAGCGCCGCCGGCTTGGTCAGTGCGGCTCGGCTCGAAGACTATGTTGTGCTTGGTGAGCTTTCGCTGGACGGCGCGCTGCAGCCCATTCGCGGCGCTTTGCCCATCGCCCTTGCAGTGCAGCAGCAGGGCAAACGCGGCTTGATTGTGCCCGCGCAGAATTCCCGGGAAGCCGCGATGGTCAAGGAAATCGACGTGCGCGCCGCCAACTCGCTGACCGAAGTGGTGGCCTTTCTCGACGGCAAAAACGAGTTGCCGCGCTGCGGCTTGAATGTGGAGGAAGTTTTTTCCACGCATGGCAAATATGCCGTGGATCTGAGCGACGTGCGCGGCCAGGAGCATGTCAAGCGCGCCATGGAAGTCGCGGCGGCCGGCGGGCACAATCTCATCATGATCGGGCCGCCCGGCTCGGGCAAAACCATGCTGGCCAAGCGCTTTCCGACCATCCTGCCGGACATGACGCTGGCCGAGGCCCTGGAGACCACCAAGATTCATTCAGTGGCCGGCATCTTGCCGCCCGACGCCGCGCTCGTGGCCACCCGGCCGTTTCGCGCGCCGCATCACACCGCGAGTTATGCCGGTTTGATTGGTGGCGGCCATGTTCCGCGGCCGGGGGAAGTCAGCATCGCGCACAATGGCGTGCTCTTCTTGGATGAGCTGCCAGAATTCGAGCGCAATGTTTTGGAAGTGTTGCGGCAGCCGGTGGAAGACGGCAAAGTGACGATTTCACGGGCTTCGCTTTCGCTGACCTATCCGGCGCAGTTCATGCTGATCGCCGCGATGAACCCCTGCCCGTGCGGCTATGCCACGGATCCGAGCCATGCCTGCTCCTGCACGCCGTTGCAGGTGCAAAAGTATTTGGCCAAAGTGTCCGGCCCGCTGCTGGACCGCATCGACATTCACATCGAAGTGCCGGCGGTGAAGTTCGCCGAGTTGGCCGGGGAAGCCACCGGCGAAAGCTCCACCGGCATCCGCACGCGCGTGGAAGCGGCGCGCCAGCGGCAGTTGCACCGTTTCCGCGCGCGGCCGCATTTGTTCTGCAACGCGCGCATGGAATCCAAAGACATTCGCAACTTCTGCCGGGTCGAGGCCAAGGGTGAAGCGCTGCTGAAGACGGCGATTACCAAGCTCGGACTGTCGGCGCGCGCCTACGACCGCATCTTGAAAGTGTCGCGCACCATTGCCGATCTCGAAGGCAGCGAAGCGATCTTGCCGGAATACGTGAGTGAAGCCATTCAATACCGTTCGTTGGACCGCCAGCTCGGCGGTCAAGCGTGA